aacaaagtgcagaacccctttaatgaccaagccaaattttggaaatctgacgtgtcattttagcttagaataactttgtaacggttttgcacatcaaagtaattctgacactgttttctcgtcacatattgtactttacttaggtggtaaaattctaccgataaaatatgcgtatctttattaaaaaagtgaaaatttgtaaaaattggcacattttcctattttcaactgcaatatttcacatacatacataaatactattcaatatttttatcagaaatatatttccacatctttattttggctgcacttacaaaatttttttactttttttattttatttaggagacttaacattttaacataaatttaaaaatttttgaagtacatattttttcctgcaacaagccaagtttgcagaggcttataagtgtcagaataatagaaccccccaaaagtgaacccattttaaaaactaggccccttaacgtatttatctatgggtgtaatgagttttttgacccactagttttttaaagaaatgaatgctaagaaggtgaaaaaaaattacattttcatttttttacacaaaagtattAATTTAAAGACATATTTTTCCTACAGAGCACATTATtattggtccctgatggttactgtgctgaaggcacagtaaccagtgcgcatgtctgcgccatttattattattttttaattagatgggggggggggggcgccgccatctttcttgaggGAAAGAGGGTGTGGGGggctcaacgcatttcggggtCTCACTGGTCTCCCTTCATCATGTTTTTAtgactgctcctgatgaaggtggACCAGTGAGACCCCGAAACTCGTTGAGCCAGACCTTCTTTATCAATAAAATGGATTAACAAGAAGTATCCATTGTGGAACTGCCGTTTCTTCCTAAGATTCTACGAGCGATCCAGGCGAGGGGGGTTAGttttgtgggtgtcttgagctttatcccacaaaacaccccctggtgaagtgagttcaTTTCTGGGTCTATatcttttttttcccaccagtatGTCTTTATAGTCGTCCTCCCACTGATGGATGTTATGATGACCTTATGAGTATTCGATTATGACTACTTTGATCATTTTATTTCGATTATATGATTTTATGTTACAATTTAACCTTTATAAAAAACTCTTACCGCTTGTGAATATTTAGATAGGCCAGTATGAATTTAAACAACTAACACCCACCGATCCAGCCCTACCTACCTCTTCCATCACCACAACTTGGagtttccatgggccatccacctagccctgccccaaaagtggaagagattgagtgcattgatgcccaaccacttatgtttgaggatgaggacgtggggagaccaccgcagcacgtctgctgcggctttctgcagtgtgcagaccggcaaggagggcaggggtgcggagtgggtggaaaatgatgtggaggatgataaggTTTTAGACCTCACATGGCAactaggtcatgcgagtgacgtgtgcagtttggaggaagaggtggtggtcacgcagcgccagccgcacagcaaaagagggagcagggtgcaaaaccaCAGCAGCcggcccctagccagtatgcctacTACTGCCCACCACGCCGAGGAACTGAGCTCACAAAATTcagctcaaaggagttccctggcatggcagttcttcaggcagtgtgctGACAACAGGAcaagagtggtttgcacactgtgcagtcagagcctgaagcgaggcataaatgttctaaacccgagcaccacctgcatgatccgGCATCTAACCACAAAGCACGAGcttcagtggagtacacacctgaagAACCATGAAATATCTGAGGCTCCTtctgctctctcttctgctgcggtctcggcctcttcctccgtctCTGGAGTAACAGGGCCATCTGGCTTCCCGCAAAGAAAGGATgtgacagcaacaccaccaccagcagtgtcaatgagcatctccacactgtcctatGGAAGTGcaacgccccagaggtgcattaccacttctgcaccctgctactgtctcctatggttaacctcatgtcatcataCGTATTTATTGAAGGTTCTTGACTATGTGCATTCTCTATTCTGTAACTGTTTattatatgtaatgtgcctggttcaccagaaggtggcagcataaatggcagagctacagggacAGAGAATACAGCTTTccttccattctaacacccccctctgtggtgtgtTGGGCATTTCCCCCACTTGCTGCTGGAAGGTAGGAGTTTAGTTTAGGTTGAGTTGCAGTTACCCTCTTCCAAGGGAGGTTTGCGCAGCAGTTGGACGTGGCCTTGCCCaggccagctggagcaccttcagtttagctggatatggaggcagaagctggaagcctctaaagccaggagtaaagttccccGGACCAGTTTAGAGACAgacaagagagaagttgcagcagacaGCTAAAACTAAGTTATACAGATATCCTGTTAgcccagcagagccagagaggaacagacatagcagagaggagtttgcctgccattaatgtcaaagcctgctgggaaccaagacaaagcctgaaactgtttggagaaacgtttatcgaaagtaaagctgttatcaacttcatcacaaggtctggactcaatttatttcttcatccccttcatcaacaacccCCCTTCTCATTGCTTCAGACGACAACACctagggtccagcgtatccaggtaggagcaccgtgactcgTGCattaacattaagggacattttggCCACCCtagaccactctggcattcctacacctgggttccaTCTACTATTACATCactaaaaaggggccctgtgcccttgttgctttactgcaactggcgtcacaaaaaacATTTGCTTTAAGGGACCCATGGCCGCTGTCGGTCCCTCGcagaagcattcagctgtccatcctgCAAACACTAGACAGaaaaaggaagtacccccctacccacccgcgagccctggccctgaatgccagcatttcaaaattcctggccttttaaatgctgtcattccgtctggtggagacagagagttttaaaaaccttatggaggtggctgtccaacagtatgtggttcccagccgctgcTACTtatccaggcaagccatccctgccctgcacggacaagtggcagacaaaatcaggtgtgcgttGCGCAAcaccatcagtggcaaggtccacataaccaccgatatgtggaccagtaagcaagggCAGgggcattatatctccctaactgcccactgggtaaatgtagtagtggctgggcctaaggcggaaagcggtttggcacatgtcctaccgccaccgaaGAATGCTAGATGTTTCTcggtgcctcctgttgcctcctcctccgcttcctcctcatcctcctctaccaccttctcatctggtcagcgtaacacctacaCCGCCAATTTCAGCATAGCCAaggggaaatgacagcaggctgttctaAAAAATCATATATTTGGGGGAAAGACCCcataccgcgcaggagctgtggaggggCATGgaaaaacagaccgatgagtggtcggtgccgctgagcctcaagcccggcctggtggtgtgtgataacggGCAAAATCCCGTagtactgcatcttataaagtgaaaaatacagtaatttgtGTGCCACTGGCAAGGGGGGACCTGTGGGCCACCTGGCTTAGGGGCCTGGTTGCAATTGTGAccgctatagctacgccactgggtcTAAATACTTATCTCAATGCAAGATTCAATAAATTAAATATGTCtatcattctgttttcactttctcattattggGTATtgggtgcagattgatggggaaaaaCATAATTTTAGCACAAATTCACAACAAAAAGcgttaaaaagtgaaagggtgtgaagactttctgaatgcactgcagAAATCTGCATACCTGTTGGATGATCTAAAACAGATGAAATGACTTATcacataaaaaaaacatcatcAGTTGCATCTATGTGCACTTTTCtatactatcctcaggataggccatcaatatcagatcaatgggTGTCCGACCCACCGCAtcccccaacgatcagctgtttgaaggggccacagTGCTCCCGCTAACACTGCAGTCTCCTCAATGTTTACCTGTACGCCGTCTACGTAGTACCGCAGTTGTAGGCTAATTGCAGCTTTGTCCCGTTCAGAATTTCTTTAGTTTTTGCCTTTCTGGAATCTCTCAGCTGTAACTTTTCTATTTTTATGTTTACTGTGCTATTTTACACCTTGTACATAATGTTGGGGTGCCTGTAAGTTACCGTTAAATATTGATAACTTCTTTTATAATGGAAAAATGCATGAAACAAATCAGTTCCAACAttgtttttattcaatttttttcacgCCAATTAATGTTCACCATAATGGACATGATACATTTATTGAACTGATTGTTAGGAACATGAGGACATAAAGTGTGTCTATGTTTTTTGTGGTTcgttaacatttatttatttaaaatgaataagaaaaaaaagaaaaaaatatatataatattactttacaatttttttttttttttttttttaaacaaaagtgTTCTCATTTTCTCAATCTGTTCCTGCTCTTTGAATTATCCGGTGAAGCCAGTAAGACATTCAAAGAAGAAAAGGACAATTCTGAATTTAACAATAGAAAAGTAGATATTATAATTATTATCACGGTGGCTTTAAATTAAaatctatatataatatatgttgtTTATCTTTCTAATTGATCTTGGGGAAATATCTAACCTATTGAGATTTTCCCTCTGGGGTATTAGATCCTTCTCGGTCATTATAAATACTCCTTTTATCTGTACTTTATTTCCATATTGAAGGTGATTATGGTGTTTGCTGAGGCGCATGTTATTTTACTATGATGCCACCGATTAATTATAACATGTCATCAGTTATTATCACCATCACTCATTTTATGCTGAGATAGAAATTAACCAGTTTCCAAATCAGCTGCTTTTCACATCCTTATGCCTGTGATAGTCTTTTTTTACATTTCCCTGACAATATATCATACATGAAGTACATTACTGTATGTAATGACAAAATAAACTACTCCAGTATACTGTGCAACTGATCAATGAAACGGATTTCATGTAAAATGTAAGTAAATGTGTTCGTATTGATGTCTATTCATACCTCTCTGAATTAAAGGGAGTGTGTCATCAGCAAAGgacctattgtttaaaggggttgtgcaggctgtttgtattgataacctatcctcaggataggtcatcaatatctgatgtgtgggtgtctgacacccggcacccctgctgatcagcacgTTGCATGCAATTGCTCCTTccgcttcattacactgcccgttgTCAAGTGCAGTACACTTCATTTGAATGGAGCGAGTGCCTGTAATTACACGACGCAGCTGCTACAGGGGAGAcgatgggcagtgtaatgaagaggacggagcgctgcctcctcttcaaacagctcatcgccgggctgccgggtgttggacccccaccgattagatattgACGGCCTATGCTAAGGATGGGTCATCACTATAAACCGGCTGCATAACCCCTTTGAATCcagttttttatgttaaacgtatttttatagaatttttgttGCTTTTTATTTTTCAAGTCGCAATCTatagttgcaaaaaaaaataaaaaatcttaaaatCCGTTAATTTTCACATTTGGTCACTAAACCTAATAACATGTCAAGACTGAGctctcatctcattatcatcccaGGCAGGATTACAGTAACAGGTAAAGGGCCCTTTTACGTTGCCCGATGTTCGGGCGTATTATCGCTAATGAGTGTTcgtacagataaggctactttcacactagcgttcggggctccgctcgtgagctccgtttgaaggggctcacgagcggccccgaacgcatccgtctggccctaatgcattctcagtggaggcggatccactgagaatgcatccgcctgccagcgctcagcctccgctccgctcagtgagcggacacctgaacgctgcttgcagcgttcgggtgtccgcctggccgtgcggaggcgagcggatccgtccagacttacaatgtaagtcaatggggacggatccgcttgaagatgacaccatatggctcaatcttcaagcggatccgttccccattgacttacaatgtaaagtctgaacggatccgctcagacaactttcacatttagaaaattttctaagttttaatgcagacgcatccgttctgaacggatgcgaacgtctgcattatcggagcggatccgtctgatgaaacatcagacggatccgctccgaacgctagtgtgaaagtagccttaactgcctGTGTAGAGTTGCCGCCGTTTAtatgatgaacaagcaaaacgctcgttcatcgggtaagagGACCGTTGgtgcagacacctaaatcatcatttgctggcagcagattgtgccgtctaaacagcctctgctgccgcCAAACAATGATTCCGTATGGGGACGAGCCGTGGCATTAGCAATCGCTCCTCCACagtatgtaaatgcagcggttTCCTTCACTGATGAGCCAATGACTTGCGACATCGGGCCATGTAATCACTACAGATAGCACAGGATccgccattcacaataggtgatatctcaACTTGTCACAGAGGTCACAGAGCGTGTATAGAaaactcttccatagaagtcaaagTCAGCTCCGTTCTCTTGTGTCTATGAGATTGAAGGAGCCGCAGTACTGCTTTTTACCGTGGCTGCACTGCTGGCCATCAGTTGTGCAGGAGATTGCAGCATGGCCTCATTCAGCGGTAAAACTGGTTAGGTTTTCAGTAACTGTCCAGATGCAAGTGCAGGACAGGCTCTTTCAGCATTCAGAGTAAATATGCTAAGTGCAATGCACCCCTAAGCCTCCCATATAGTCCAGCTATAATGGCCCGTAGATGCCAAAATGCCATCCATAATTCCCCCGAAATTGGGGAAATTACAATGCTGTGAATGAGAGCTATATTTCACGAGTGATAACACGGTGCCATTATTAGTGCCAGCCATAAAGCTCCAAGCAGTAGTAGCTAGAGCTGCTCCTAAAATGGAAGACAGTACATGCCACCCGAAGGCACTCAAAATTCTTCTTTTGTATCAACCTAAAGAGAGAACTGGAATACTGTGTCCAGTTCTGGAGATCCCCACCTACAAAAAGACATAGATAAAATGGAACAGGTGCAGAGATGGGCTAAAAAAAATGGTGGAGGGTCTGAAGTATAAAAGATACCAGGAGGGACTTAAAGAACTTAATCTGGTTATCCttgaggaaagaagggaaaaggggGGGACATGAGTGAAACCTTTAAATATGTTAAAGTCATAAATAAGGTTCAGGAgagaagtgtttttaataaaaagacTCAACGGAAGAACAAAGGGGGCACCATCTAAAATTTGTTGCAGGGAAGATCAGAACCAATATCAGGAAATATTTTCTACACAGAATGAGTAGTTCAGGCTTGGAACAAACTCCCATCAGATGTGGttgggaaatctacagtaagtgaatttaaacaAGCCTTCTATGTTTCTAATGCGTTTCGTTCTCCTTGTCAACCATGATCATCATCAGCACCATGTAAGAAGAACTGCTGATCAAATAGGGGCCTTCTGATATGCTTCTTTCTCGATAGAAGAGGCGGCTGCTCTCTACCAGCTCCTTGTCTTGTCCCTGTCTACAGAGCACTTTCATAGGATGTCATCTCTTTCAACAAGTCAGCTCATCAAAGCTCAGGCCTGCTGTTTAGGAGCAATTCCAGCTCACCCATAAATCTGTAGACCATACAAATACTTGCACTGTCCTTCACTGTAGTCTTTAATGCCAGTTGGTAAACAGCCCCTGAAGACAATGTCATCTTAAAAACAAGCCTGCAGACCACCAGTGGGCTCAGCAGCATTTCTTTAGCTTACTCACCAAGTAATGGCCACTTCTTTTGCCTCCTAGAGCCAACATTTTGTAACTTTGGTAAATTCATTAAGTCGATAATTGATGACTTCCCTCTATATCAAATCTAAAAGACACAAGGCCCTGCGGTGTAAGAAGCATGCATACAGCAGCCCTGTGATTCTGATTATGGACAAACTGTGGTTGTTGGGAATGTACTAAATTTTTTGGAGGAATTATCTTATCAGACATGGAATGAGAATTTAAGATTTTCAAGACCCTAGGCAAAATAATGTAACAAGAGCCCTGACCTACTATAGCTCATATATAAGAATGATGTCTTTGTATGGCCCTCTTAAGCACTAGGCCTCTGGTGTAACTGCTTCCTCTCCACCCATAGCTACACTTCTGTAGGTCAACCATTGCCTACCACCATGGATACTAGGTTTTTAATTGTGATCTAtaagtatttttatttacagatttCTAGAGTCAATTTGGACAAATGAATACAGCAAACCATACAGTGTTGACCTTCTTCATCATTAAGGGCATTTCCGATGTTCCAAAGCTTCAAGTTCCAATTTTTCTCTTGGTTCTTCTCATTTATCTTATTACCGTTGGTGGTAATATGACCATTCTCCTACTGGTGTGTGTGGACCCTCAGCTCCATACTCCCATGTACTTCTTCTTATGTAACCTGTCCATATTGGACATATCCTCCAGCACGGTCACTCTTCATAAGATCCTTATTAGCTTTTTATCCGGCGACAAAACCGTTTCTGTACAATCCTGTTTGACTCAAATGTTCATCTTCACGTCTCTCGTGTGCAATGAATTGTTGATACTTACGGCCATGAGCTATGATCGCTATGTCGCTATCTGTAACCCATTGCGTTACTCCTCAATCATGAGTCGGGTTGTCTGTTCCGCGCTGGCTGTTGTCTGTTGGGCGTTGGGATTTGTAGAATCTCTGCCTCATCTTATTCTTATATCCAGATTCACTTGTTATCATTCAAAAGAAATAAACCACTTCTTCTGTGACATTGTCCCTCTAGTGAAGCTTTCCTGTGATGACACCTCCCTCTCTGACTTTTTGATGTTTATCTGTGGACTCTTCCTTGCCACCTTCCCCTTTCTCCTCACCTTCATCCCTTACATCTTTATCATCCGTACCATAATGAAAATCAGGTCTAGTACCGGGAAGCATAAAGCTTTCTACACGTGTTCTTCACACCTCACCGTGGTGGTCCTCCTCTACATGACACTTGTCTGCCAGTATCTTAGACCAGCTTCAATGGACACTTTGGATTCTAACAAGCTTTTCTCTCTATTTAACACCGCTGCTGTCCCCATGCTTAAcccgctgatctacagcctgaaaAATAAAGACGTAAAATCTGCACTGAAACGTAGATGGTTTCGAATGATAACGTAACTGCACAACATCACACGATCACCTGGTAGATCTACGAAGAGCAAAGAATGTATATGTTACAGGCAAAGTATGGAATGAAGGCAATCTACAGGAGTCCTAGCTATTCTAGAAAAATGCCAAGCAGGTTGTATTCAAAGTATGGAATAAGGTCATTTCACTGGTATCTGAAGCCTAACATTTTATCGTTTTTGTCCTCTATTTCTCACTTTGCCTGCAACATATAAAATAAACTGATCAGTATGCGTTTCCTAaccctaaggactcatgcacacaaatgtattttcttctgtGTCCTTTCCGTATGTGCGCATTGCAAaataatagaacgtgtcctattgttgtcttcattacggacaaggataggactgttcgattagggGCCGGCCCTTCTCTTCCGCAAAATTCAGCATGTACacagctggtatccgtgttttgcagaccgcaaaacaacaaccgtCGTGCACATGAGCCCTAATAAAGTACATTTCTAAGgttacattcacacaacagtgaaaaactgTTTTTTTAAAGGCCGTCACACGTTTGTTTCAAGAATAATGGTAGCCTATGGGGGTTATTCACAAGGCCATTGTGTTGGCGTCCAATGACTAACGGAcgtcaaaaaatagaatatgATCTATTTTGTCCCTTTTTACAGACAGACGGCTCCCATACAATAGAAAGGGACCGATTTTAATGTtcttttctcagaaaggcatcaatgaaaaaaaagtctgttaaaatGAGCCATTTCGCCATTTTTAATGTACGTTTTTCACCGTTGTGTGAATGTAGACTAACTCTAAGGCTCCTGTCACATGGCCGTGTGTGGTCCGTGAAATGCAGTTTGTGCGACGGCCACATTTTCCGAACCGACCACGGCTCATATTAGCCGAACTCACTGTAAAACAGATGCAGTGAGTTTGACTGACATGAGCCGCTGTTGGTTTAGGAGATGTGGCCATCAAACGACACAAACCACATTTCATggacatccttaaaggggttgtctcatcacagacaccgctgggacccacacctatatcgagaacggagaccagaaagtggtggagggtgcactggcgcatgcgcagccgccctccatttattttctatggggccgccgaaaatagccaagcgctggctcggctatttccgtcgagcccatagaagtgaatggggagagcacttggtggtggccggagcggagtcctccagccaccactttgcggggctccgtttaggagataggtgcaggtcccagcggtgaaacccgcacctataagacaatgggggcatatcctaacgatatgcccccattgtcggtcttgagacaacccatttaaggcctcatgcacatggccatgttAAGCTGTTTCATCTGAGTGCTACCTGCGTTTCTTGCAGATAGCACACTGAGGCCATGCATATATCCGTGTTTTATGCGGATCCGTGTGGATGTTCTGCAAAtgatagaacagggatcagcaacctccggcacgctagctgttcagaaactacaaatcccagagtgcttcagtcacttctatgggagttagaataacagccgagcatgtttgcatgctgggagttgtaataataaggaatgcacacagaaggtatccgtattttgtggatccgttgtTTGAGGACCAAAATATGGACATGATCGTGTGCATAAAGCAAAATCCTAATAAATCAATCTGTACATATTTCCTAACAGTAACTAAATAAAGGACTAAATGGAAGAAAAAAGGCAGAACAGTCAATGGAGATGTAGGTGCAATCCCTCAGGGACTCTGAGCAACATATCCACTAGATATCCAAGAATAAGAAagacgaggcagcactccaaagatGTGGTCATGCAGCGTGAGCTTTCAGATACCAGTTCATTAAAAACATTTTCGCATTTGTTGTCTATAATAGTTGTAATTCATTTGGGTTTCATTTTACTAATGAATCAGAAGATTTTTATTTAGTTTAGGTTTAatccggcttcgcacaggtatatttcatctatttcatttaatgtttgtgtgtgtcgttaaaagatattgacaataTCCacgataaggcctcttgcacatgaccgtatgtattttgcggtccgcaaaaaacggatccgcaaaatacacggatgacgtccgtgtgcattccgtattttgcggcatggaacagctggccactaatagaacagtactatccttgtccgtattgcggacaataataggacatgttctatttttttgcggaacggaaatacggacatgcggaaacggaatgcgcacagagtaacttctgttttttttgcggatcaattgaaattaatggtttcgcatacggtcaaaaaaattaaaaaggaacgaacacggaaagaaaatgcaatcgtatgcatgagccctaacagtgacatctacagtaccccgcccctttaacagtgacctccacagcggcctgcctccttaacagtaacatccacagcgccctcccctttaacactgacttccacagcggccgccgctttattagtgacctccacagtaccctgtctcaTTAACAATGATTTCCACAATAatttgcccccttaacagtgacctccacagagctccgttcccttaaaatgtgacttccacaacaccccacccttttaacagtgacctctacagcactccaCCCGTtaatactgacctccatagcggatcgTCCCCTTAATTGTGACCCCCACCGTTCCCTGCTggataacagagacctccacagtgcccgcccctttaacagagacctccacagcatcccgcccccttaacagtgacctccacagcagcccgcccgtttaacagagaccttcacagcatcccgcccccttaacagtgacctccacagcatcccgccccctttaacagtgacccccacagcggccgcccctttattagtgacctccacagtaccccatctccttaacagtgatttccacaacaccctgtccccttaacagtggcctctacagcaatctcccccttaacagagacctccattgcggactgtccccttaactgtaacCTCCACAGCCGTCTGTCCCTAGGGTGGAAGAGGTctggttttaggctggacagtccagctttcagactccctgtcctccatctggcatagggcctggacggacgcagggatgtccttttgagcaGCTCACTCTcacacagcagcactgtgctgtctgagtgtgagctgcagggagaaagtcaccctccctctcacccctgcagctgacagaagttaatttttaccttcattttttcaatccccgtcagctGCGGAGTGGGAGTGGGCGTAGCCTAACTGGATCGGGCCATGGCTTAGCGGGACATTGGGTTTTTAAATCTGTCttttgcccccttaactgtgacctccacagcactccgctcccttaacagtgtcatccacagcgccctgcccccttttttttttgtgtaaaggtCTTTTTATTTCAAATACAATTATTAAGAGCATTTGCAGCACCAAAAGGCAGTATTAAAAGCGTAGGTCACATACAAAAATGTATATAAGCTCTTAGTTGGATGTTTGTATCTTTTTTGATTttatttaaatgtttttattttccatataaaaaattacatgcaaaaaatattacatgattacTATTAAGAATGTCATATTTATCAACATATCATTACACCATTTCTTGTGCCCATTTACTTTCACTCTTAAATTTTGTCACAACACCCAAACCCCTCTTTACATTCTTATATATCTGTGAAATTGATCCTTTAGTGACACTACTATTGTAGCAAAATTCTGCAAATTCAGAATCTTTAGTGATTAAATAGTCTTTATTCTTGGTTGAATCAAATGCATGCTTCAATCGAAAATATCTGAACCGTGTAAGAGAATCTAGCTCCGTGCTAAGCCCCAATTCCTCTAGAGTTTTGAGCTTCCCTTCAACCACAATCTGTGAGACAAACTTAATACCACTTTTTTTCCAAAATGCGTAATCTTCCAATCTCTGAAACTCACCAAGATTAATATTTCCCCAAATAGGGGTgaaccttaatgagtattttattCCCAATCATTTTTTTGTATTAACCCATATTAAGTGCATCATATGACTAATTGGACAATTCCTTCCCTTAATTTTTATAATCCCGGTTTCAAGAAAACTGAAAATATTATATTGGAGACTTTCAAACTCACCCACCAAGTATTGATACAATCCGCCATCCT
The Bufo bufo chromosome 8, aBufBuf1.1, whole genome shotgun sequence genome window above contains:
- the LOC120978114 gene encoding olfactory receptor 8D1-like, whose protein sequence is MNTANHTVLTFFIIKGISDVPKLQVPIFLLVLLIYLITVGGNMTILLLVCVDPQLHTPMYFFLCNLSILDISSSTVTLHKILISFLSGDKTVSVQSCLTQMFIFTSLVCNELLILTAMSYDRYVAICNPLRYSSIMSRVVCSALAVVCWALGFVESLPHLILISRFTCYHSKEINHFFCDIVPLVKLSCDDTSLSDFLMFICGLFLATFPFLLTFIPYIFIIRTIMKIRSSTGKHKAFYTCSSHLTVVVLLYMTLVCQYLRPASMDTLDSNKLFSLFNTAAVPMLNPLIYSLKNKDVKSALKRRWFRMIT